One genomic segment of Deinococcus gobiensis I-0 includes these proteins:
- a CDS encoding polymorphic toxin-type HINT domain-containing protein, with the protein MSKSWKFTTYRLDDLINAQTNYSYSGNLLNNPSIMSIENDSITVNSGNLTIFEYSKRGDLFSKWSLTSNRMAESKMWQYTNGLGQRYKRVHEGNMQIYAEQKSNEVIPLGHAESITYWIYTKNGNIQEKWDTPKAPGSRSPVSSTDQQNYFRYMYTASGKEETQKRKIEIKAKGQVDNNVLSTKYSGSNGVYLGGSNSITQTEYNERDQIAKSTTTDKVVTLSSESPMRQDTIGGQVVRHQRYSYYLDGRLDTGWTGNGTNDEGYKTVTYDKRGREVSIIDSNGTLKTPQSAKITTSYKDDGTRNESVIFNGRTVSRSEKISVGGLLHRLYISDSTPGENIEAQAAAARAENKIFGTDTVYKYGKNNIQDAVDSIIYPGEGEEKYREVKANYNQYGLEVYRTSIEKVRRQDGLKEVCYYDRDYNYFCENKANYVTEDVVKTDESKEYTDDGYLKKVTSPVGTTNYILDSRGNRLSASNGYSKKYNADDQMAQYVLKGNSFLSAFEYRGKGARYNDFRYDPFGQQAVNSTAEIDEMDGFENNKWLQEHAVFRDWINIHTVQGITQLAIRRAGNFLWDCWPQSNYVQCGIGSDTYRQNSYQYKDATYTTADGIDDNTSWNPATPFAITSTVKPLEAPVTSLSDTLKLNPLDITTSNLPKLVNPNQIDSNTNVNPQDKSIVNNNAIAPVKDFKVEVSISKLDDSEKESANNNAKKSLFATETPANFDDGQYFEHPIYAQNLQTLGTPGEWCNAQAWCKAIRSNLEAWSAENERQQKAEEQRINDQADSLVKDLHARAYREWQRDGAAAIENISIKLTQDLNKGVISPAVRLLYLRTLADGINEGKISEDDVKKLSHSVNLIRKSKNFADSANEQFIFYFKPMLDMYGKEAIAVAVDLLPIIGNIKGVLDSILGKDAITGEKLGLGGRFLAAAGAVFPYMKGASRAVDASKILNRFKSFMEVASEEGRAVLNRVRGGKGGWCANSFSALTPVRTLSGLVAISALSIGTPVLAYNEQTGQNGYYPITDIITHGTKDQGVTYLTVKDPEQADKAELITTTPEHPFYLTAPVDTQPRPKPQGHDDLSTRWVGAGHLKIGDKIKQANGTTGTVTNVVTVQQTQQMFNLTVDEAHTFYVGQDGWLVHNTSNLECKVFSAGVEYAATQAERNAAAYAGKIFNQAGLRGVEKNITIAVAIIEGKVVMSVNGRATKSAQDKLTEVGKQLGIDIIVPPARGTHAEQAIYDVYGSKVSRIGISNPNGPCQSCKDGAVVNGADIVWFPGHRW; encoded by the coding sequence TTGTCAAAATCTTGGAAGTTTACTACATATCGATTAGATGATCTAATTAATGCACAAACTAATTATTCCTACTCTGGTAACTTACTGAACAATCCCAGTATAATGTCTATAGAAAACGATTCTATCACGGTAAATAGCGGCAATCTTACAATATTTGAATACAGCAAACGTGGTGATTTATTTTCAAAGTGGTCACTTACTTCAAACCGTATGGCAGAATCGAAAATGTGGCAATATACCAATGGACTCGGACAAAGATACAAACGTGTTCATGAAGGCAATATGCAGATTTATGCCGAACAGAAATCTAATGAGGTTATTCCACTTGGTCATGCCGAAAGCATAACTTACTGGATATATACTAAAAACGGAAATATTCAAGAGAAGTGGGATACTCCTAAAGCCCCTGGCTCAAGGTCACCAGTATCTTCTACAGATCAGCAAAATTACTTCAGATACATGTACACCGCAAGCGGAAAGGAAGAAACCCAGAAGCGTAAGATAGAGATTAAAGCCAAGGGACAGGTTGATAATAATGTTCTATCAACCAAATACAGTGGTTCCAATGGCGTGTATCTTGGTGGGAGTAATTCAATTACTCAAACAGAGTACAATGAAAGAGATCAAATAGCCAAATCTACGACCACAGATAAGGTAGTCACATTATCTAGTGAGTCTCCAATGAGACAGGATACAATAGGCGGACAGGTCGTACGTCATCAAAGATACTCTTACTATTTAGATGGTCGCTTGGATACTGGCTGGACAGGAAATGGCACGAATGATGAAGGTTATAAAACTGTTACTTATGATAAACGAGGTAGAGAAGTAAGTATCATTGATTCCAATGGAACCCTGAAGACACCCCAATCAGCTAAAATTACAACTAGCTACAAAGATGATGGTACACGTAATGAATCTGTCATTTTTAATGGTAGAACTGTTTCTAGATCTGAAAAAATAAGTGTAGGGGGATTACTACATAGACTATATATTTCAGACTCAACCCCAGGTGAAAATATAGAAGCGCAAGCAGCTGCAGCAAGAGCAGAAAATAAAATTTTTGGTACAGATACTGTATATAAATACGGTAAAAATAACATACAAGATGCAGTAGACAGTATCATTTATCCAGGTGAAGGAGAGGAGAAATATCGGGAGGTTAAGGCAAACTATAACCAATATGGGCTAGAGGTATATAGAACAAGTATAGAAAAAGTAAGGAGACAGGACGGCTTAAAGGAAGTATGCTATTATGATAGAGATTATAATTATTTTTGTGAAAACAAAGCTAACTATGTTACTGAAGACGTGGTTAAGACAGATGAGTCAAAAGAATATACTGACGATGGATATTTAAAGAAGGTTACGTCACCCGTTGGTACTACAAACTATATACTAGATTCTAGAGGTAATCGTCTATCGGCATCTAATGGCTATAGTAAAAAGTATAACGCTGACGATCAAATGGCTCAATATGTTCTGAAAGGTAATAGCTTTCTATCCGCCTTCGAGTATCGCGGAAAGGGGGCACGCTATAACGATTTCAGATATGACCCTTTTGGTCAGCAAGCTGTAAACAGCACTGCCGAAATTGACGAAATGGATGGTTTCGAAAATAATAAATGGCTTCAGGAACATGCTGTCTTCCGAGACTGGATCAACATTCATACGGTTCAAGGCATTACGCAACTAGCCATCCGTAGGGCAGGAAATTTTTTATGGGATTGTTGGCCACAATCTAATTATGTCCAATGCGGTATAGGAAGCGATACATACAGACAGAATTCATATCAATATAAGGATGCCACTTATACTACAGCAGATGGAATAGATGATAATACGAGTTGGAATCCGGCCACACCCTTCGCTATCACCTCTACAGTAAAGCCTTTAGAAGCTCCTGTAACGAGTCTGAGCGACACACTGAAACTCAATCCTTTGGACATCACTACTTCAAATCTTCCTAAACTAGTCAATCCTAATCAAATTGACTCTAATACAAATGTTAATCCTCAAGATAAATCAATAGTCAACAATAATGCTATTGCACCTGTTAAAGATTTTAAAGTCGAAGTATCTATTTCTAAGTTAGATGATTCAGAAAAAGAAAGTGCAAATAATAATGCAAAAAAATCATTATTTGCAACTGAAACTCCTGCAAATTTTGATGATGGTCAGTATTTTGAGCACCCTATCTATGCTCAAAATCTGCAGACTTTGGGAACTCCTGGCGAATGGTGCAACGCTCAAGCTTGGTGCAAAGCAATCAGATCTAACCTGGAAGCCTGGAGTGCCGAGAACGAGCGCCAACAGAAAGCTGAGGAACAACGTATCAATGATCAAGCGGACAGCTTGGTCAAAGATCTACACGCACGAGCATACCGAGAATGGCAACGAGATGGTGCAGCCGCAATTGAAAATATTTCAATTAAACTCACTCAAGATTTAAACAAAGGTGTTATCAGCCCAGCTGTTCGATTACTGTATCTGAGAACATTGGCAGATGGAATCAATGAGGGTAAAATCAGCGAAGATGATGTGAAGAAATTATCTCACAGTGTAAATCTAATTAGAAAATCTAAAAATTTTGCTGATTCTGCAAATGAGCAATTCATATTCTACTTCAAGCCCATGCTAGATATGTATGGCAAAGAGGCTATTGCTGTTGCAGTTGATTTGTTACCAATTATAGGAAATATCAAGGGAGTTCTTGATTCTATATTGGGGAAAGACGCCATTACTGGCGAGAAACTTGGTCTTGGTGGTAGATTCCTGGCTGCTGCAGGGGCAGTCTTCCCGTATATGAAGGGTGCGAGTAGAGCCGTGGATGCTTCCAAAATACTGAATCGCTTCAAGAGCTTTATGGAAGTGGCATCAGAGGAAGGACGCGCAGTACTAAATCGTGTCAGAGGAGGTAAAGGCGGCTGGTGCGCCAACTCCTTCTCTGCCCTCACGCCAGTCCGTACACTGTCAGGCCTGGTGGCCATCTCGGCCCTTTCCATCGGAACGCCAGTTCTGGCGTACAACGAGCAGACCGGTCAAAATGGGTACTACCCGATTACGGACATCATTACCCATGGCACCAAAGACCAGGGCGTTACCTACCTGACGGTCAAGGATCCGGAGCAGGCGGACAAAGCGGAGCTGATCACCACCACCCCCGAGCACCCCTTCTACCTCACTGCCCCCGTCGACACCCAGCCCCGGCCCAAGCCCCAGGGTCACGACGACCTCAGCACCCGGTGGGTCGGTGCTGGCCACCTCAAGATCGGCGATAAAATCAAGCAGGCCAATGGCACGACCGGTACGGTCACCAACGTCGTTACGGTCCAGCAGACCCAGCAGATGTTCAACCTCACCGTGGATGAGGCGCACACCTTCTATGTGGGTCAAGACGGCTGGTTGGTGCACAATACTTCAAACCTAGAGTGTAAAGTTTTCTCTGCTGGAGTTGAGTATGCCGCAACACAGGCGGAGCGAAATGCAGCGGCCTATGCTGGAAAAATATTTAATCAGGCTGGTCTAAGGGGTGTGGAGAAAAACATAACTATTGCAGTTGCTATTATCGAAGGAAAAGTTGTGATGTCAGTGAATGGTAGGGCTACCAAAAGTGCTCAGGATAAGCTCACAGAGGTGGGGAAGCAGTTGGGTATTGACATTATAGTCCCTCCTGCCAGAGGAACTCATGCAGAGCAGGCAATCTATGATGTGTACGGTTCAAAAGTTTCCCGCATTGGTATAAGTAACCCCAATGGACCTTGTCAATCATGTAAAGACGGTGCTGTAGTCAATGGTGCTGATATAGTTTGGTTTCCAGGACACAGGTGGTAA
- a CDS encoding HEAT repeat domain-containing protein, with product MDDKILSTEELISIYLSENYGYHSYISTKSQYLSNFDRERLIEFILKDSVNKDDETRADLLDLIGFIDKKSGVHQCIVALQNDRSELVKRRACWILQNIGNDSAVDALHNAILHDKSPGVRIDAIDTLSDLKSVESLWVIETAFKNDSGYTEDTTVKEVAEIAINYLNGLKSS from the coding sequence ATGGATGATAAAATCCTGTCAACCGAAGAGCTCATATCTATATATCTTAGTGAGAATTATGGATACCACTCATATATTTCCACAAAATCCCAATATTTAAGTAATTTTGACAGAGAAAGACTAATTGAATTTATTTTGAAGGATTCTGTAAATAAGGATGATGAAACTAGAGCAGATCTATTAGATTTAATTGGATTTATTGACAAGAAATCAGGAGTACATCAATGTATTGTGGCACTACAAAATGATAGAAGTGAGCTTGTCAAAAGAAGGGCTTGCTGGATACTACAAAATATCGGTAATGATTCAGCTGTTGATGCACTACATAACGCCATTTTACATGATAAATCGCCAGGAGTTAGAATAGACGCTATCGATACCCTTTCGGATTTAAAATCAGTTGAGTCGCTGTGGGTTATTGAGACAGCTTTCAAGAATGACAGCGGCTATACTGAAGATACTACTGTGAAAGAGGTCGCAGAAATAGCAATAAATTACTTAAATGGCTTGAAAAGTTCTTAA